DNA from Onychomys torridus chromosome 1, mOncTor1.1, whole genome shotgun sequence:
gtgagaccctgtttcaaaaaatgaaacaTGGGCTGGCAAAACAGCTCAGTGGGTtaggtgcttgccgccaagcttgatgacctgaactccatccccaggacccacatggtagatggaGAGAACCACCTCTTGCAAACCGTCCTCTGATGTGTgtacacccacacaaacacacaaaaataaatttaatctttgaaaaacaaaacaaaacaaaaacacattgtCGTAATCAAAGTCATGGGCTCAGCCCAGACTCAAGATGAGTGTGAAGGCCCTGCTGTGAATCCCAGGAGCTGAGGTTTCCTGGGACCTGTTTGATGAGGGTATCTCACTGACAGGAGAGGCAGTACAGGAACATGACCCTGTCTTCCCACCACCTTCTTTGTGGGCCTTGCCTTCTTGCCTCGGGTGTTTTAGTCTTCACCCGAGAAAGCATCTCTAGGGATAAGGCACTTGGACAGTGGGGCAGACACCTCTTTGGCCCCATGAAGCAGTACCTGTCCTACTAGCAGATTTGCTCAGACATGTCACCACTCCCACCAGGTACACTCAGTATCCTGAGCCTTGGTCCATCACGGAGGAGCCTCAGACTACAGACATTACTGAAATCAGAGAGCAGTGGTGCTTTTCAGGCAGAAGGTGACGTTCCTCCAGAGGGGAAAGGACAGGGTTTTCCACGTCTCAAGTCCGGGGGGTCAGCTCCTGAGCCCAACCGGGGAAGTCCCTAAGTATGGCGCTGCTTCTCATGTTATCTCTCCTGGCAGCTGACAgaccaaagaaaaaacaaaggaagaggaggaggaggaggacgaggaggaagGCTTATAAATTTGTCCAAGGTATGAGAGGGGATTCAAAAGAATAGATTATATTTCATGGATATTGAACTTACCTGTACTGTAAGCACCATGCTAAGGCGTTGCCAACATTGACGTCCCTGGGAGGAGCTACCATTGCTTTGTTTTACAGACAAGGGACTATGGCTAAAAGACAGGGTGGGTGACTTTCCCTAGGACTCAGCAGTGCCAGGCTTTGAGGCCAGGTGACCTTCTGGATCCCAGGGGCTGACTGAGGTGCCCGGTCACTGTCTTCGCTTCATTAGGGAacccagcttttatttttatttttattttttagctcaAAAGTGGGGCTTTCCACCCTTCATGCGAGCAGGAGAGTCGAGTCCTCATTCATTACTCCACTTAGCTTAGTTACTGCTTCTAAGAATCAATTACTTAGAAAATCGTTCTTAGCTTGACCCTTCAAGTATCCAACCAGTACCTCTTTTTCTGTGTATTCCTGTATCAATGTACGTAATATCATATTGTGGATTAGACACCCAAACATACACTTGATCAGTTTGGAAATTTGTCTAAAAACTTAGTCACATAAAACAAACCGTGGGAGTTAGGAGAAACAATCCCCATAAATCCGATCAGTAGTGCTTAAATACATAAGAAAAGCCAACAGAGGTACATGACTTAGCTGAATGGTCATTTTTCTGCAGCTGGAAGGTGCACTGTGCACAGATGTTAAGTGCTGAGCACAGAGCACAGTATAATCGATTGCTACCTGGACACCGGACAGCAGTGTGTGGCAGACATGACCAGGGCTGGACACCTTTCCTTTGTGGATACTGGCCATGAAACATTATTAGTAGGATAAACATTTGCTCCCTGGAGAATGTTAACCAAGAAGGAATGCTGATCCTTGATGGACTGGGCCACATGAGCCTCCGATGACCTCTGCCGTCATAGACATCACCCTTGGAAGGAACTAGGTATGAGGGGACTTCACACGAAGTGACAGAGCCTCTGCCTTTTGTATCCTTGGTGGCCTGTGACCTGGTCTGATGGCACTTGGACGGGAGTTTCTGCCTCTCTACTCTGAGAATCTTTGGCCATGGAGGTATGGGggaagcagggggtggggtgtggtCACACCAAGAGGGGAATTCCTGTTTGGAGGATTTCAGTGGGCTCTCTGAACCAGATGCTGTTCTCTTATCCTCCCCACCACTGGGCATGCCCTTGGCTTTCTCTACTGATAAGGTGATCTGAGCCCAGGAAGGTGGCTTCATGGtttatgtgtggtgatattgtgttccccaaaatattgtgcaccctaataaacttatctggggtcagagaatacaacagccactagatacagaggctagaaaatggtggcactcatgcctttaatcctatcacttgggaggtagagatccattctgatctctgtgagttcaaggccacactggaaacagccaggaatggtaactcacacctttaatcccaggaagtgatggcagaaatcaaaaaggtatttaaggcgtgaggactaggaactggagcctggttaagcttttaggtttttgagcagcacagttcagctgagaggcatccagtctgaggaaacaggatcagctgaggaattggtaaggtgaggtagctgtggcttgttctgcttctatgatcttccagcattcactccaataactggcctcaggtttgattttattaataagactctttaagattcatgctacacttatGGGTCCTTAGGAGGGCCCTGTGTTTGCTTTCCAGCTCTCTTCTCGCCATCTGGAAATTCTTAAACACTCTGGATGATCACCGTGTCCCACAGATGACATAGCCCGTTGTGGAGCACAGAACCCTGGCACTTCAGTCCGCACTTTTACAGACATCAGTCTCACGTCTGTGCTAAGGGAGCCAAGAGAAACACGTCTGCAACTTTGACCCTGGCCTTTTCTGCTCTGGGGTCTAGACTCAATGGTCTGATGGGATCTACTTAGAGCTGTATGAGCTCCCCGATTTATTTGCAACAGGAAAACAGCTTTAACAGCTTTTGGTGTTTCGGAGCCCTTCTCCTTGGATTCTTAGAGCGCAGTGGTCCCACTCATGAGCAGTGACAGCGAGGAGGGAATGATGGTACCCGACAAATGAGGCCTGCCCTGGGTTTCCTCATTTATATGGTGACTAAATACTCGGTGCAGTTGTatggagaggaggaaggacacCTTATTTTGTGGCTGTCATGGTTTTTCATTCTGCACAAATGTGACTTTATTCCCTCTTCTTGAAGACAGAAGTTtttggagaaagggtttctctgtgtagctttggagcctgtcctggatctcactctgtaagaccaggctggcctcgaacccacagagatcctcctgcctctgcctcccgagtgctgggattaaaggcacgcgccaccgccgcccagcgaGGACAGAGGTATTTTCACTCTGGTTTTTCAGGCTCAGATAACTCACACAATTGATTTGTAATGAATCCAAGATTTTTTGTGATGAACTCTATGAATTCAAAACAAAATCTTAGCATGAAATTGGAGACTGAATATTCTAATGCCCTCCTCCTAGGTGCCAGGATctctggaaggagaggaagaccCTGTGAGTGTTTCTGGATGGCTGGAAGCAGAAAACAGCATTCACGGCCTTGCTCTGCCTGTTGGCTCCGACCTGGGTGTGTGGCCACCAGGTGGCGCTGTGGGCCAGATGTCGCCCAGAAGCACTACCTGTGAGGCTTTGGGTCTAGGGCAGGCAAAAGGCTTGGTTGAGATTGTTCTGATGTCTTAGGTCACAGGATGAGGCTGCAGTCGGATgtcaccccaccctcaccccaggaGCTCCACTCCTggtccatttttgttttttatttttgttattgttatcgAGACAGGGTCTAATGcagcccaggctcacctgctGTCCCAGACCTTCATGtaagcctggctctgcctcaggaGGGCTGGCATcactggtgtgcaccaccagcccCTGCTCCAGTTGCAGCTTGAGTGCTGAGATCTTTCTCTATCCCCCCAAGATTCCTGCGCATGGACAGGACTtcatagagagatcttgtctcagaaacaaaacagaattccTTCCACAAGCAGGGCtttgggagggcccagacctACTGGGTGACAGTACCATACTCCCCCCACTCCAACATTTGAAGCCTCTCCTGCCTGGTACACAGggcttccctcttcccacttgAGCAAATACAGGGAATGGAACCCTCAGCTCTTTCTGCACAGAGTCCGGAACATTCCAACTGTGGGCATCCACCCAGCGAGTTAGCTATTCTTGCCAATAAGGTTACCATGGGAGATTCGTCAACTAGAAACCCTGGACCCTGTGCCAATGACCCTTCACCCATGAGCTTTCCTAAGTGCCAGCCTCCCTGTTAGTCTACACGTCATGAGCTCTGCAGGCCCTTCACAAGGCTttcactggctttgaacttttctTTAGCTAGGGATCCTGttgtgtccccccaccccacactgggCAGAGACCCCAGGAATTACACTTTGCAGTtctgcacagtgcctggcacagtgTAGGGATCAGCCACAGATGGCcgttggtggtgatgatggtgttgggTACCTCCTTAGACTGGCCAGTCAGAAGAACCAACCTGTTGACCACCAAAAGCCCACTGGAAACTGGGAGTGAGCTGTCACTGAAGTGTGCAAACAGGGTACCACAGCAGCTACATGCCAATGATGGTCAAAGCTGACAGGAGGGAGTCAAGGGAGCCTTTGGGAAAGCTTCTAAGGCATGTTTGCAACCGGAAATTCTCCATGAGAAAGAGCTGAGGGACAGTGCAAAGACAGAGTTCCATTGCTACAGCCTGAGACAGAGGTGTGCAAGGGCCTCGTGGCTGAGGATGTACAGATGGTGAATGGAGGTGGGGTGACATGGATGGGGGTGAAGAAAGTAGATGGGGTGTAGCCTACCCAAGTAACCACCTCCCGAATGTCATACACACTCGATCCCAGAAGGTTCTTGGCCTTTTCAGGGAGAAAGAGCTGCCAAGGTGGGGTCTAATTTACCCTTGTACCCCCAACCCCAGTCCAGCGATTGTCAGCAAGTTCTGGTTCAAAGATGGGATGGAAAGAACtcttctatgtatttattaaacCAAGGACCAGtcaggggctgggctgggctgggctagtGTGGGAAGACAGAGCTCACACTGCCTTGTGAGCATCTCTGGGGCCAGCCCCAATGCCCACATGGTCACTGATAGCTGGCTTCTTCCCAACACCCCCAACACATGCCCAGAACAGTCTTACAAAAGTGAACAAGTACATTTATCTTCGTTTCCAACCCCGGCCAGCAGAGGTGGGGGTTAAAAGTAACAGTTCACTAAGAAAAGGCAATGACTCATAAAATGAAGACAAAGGAGAGAATCCAGGGCTGGAAAGCTGAGATGTGACCCTGGGGGTAAGCACAATATGgatgggaaaccctgtctccttcTGCTGCACTCCTGGAGGATTAATGGGCCTCTGGGCTCTGGCCCATGGACACTAACTCCACAGGTCCCTTTGGAGCTCATGACCAGACAGCCACAATTGCACTGACTTCTTAGGAAGCAtcgggagacagggtctctggggAAAATGTGCACGTTTCCAGTCTTGATGCTAGGGGACCCCCACCCCACAATAAGAAACTGACAGGCTTGGGACTGACATGTCCCAAGCTTCCTGAGGCTCTGAAAGGTGGACTGACTTTGCTCATACCATGAGCTGGCCACTGGACCTCTGTGACCTTGCTGTCGCTGCTGCTGGCCATAATGGGAAAGAGCACAGAGAACGGTAATAGGGCACCCAGCCAGCGGAGGGGATGGATGACAGACAGGGAAGTCCATGGCCCCCACCCTCAGCAGGAGACTGGGCTCTTCACACCTCTCCAAGACCTCAGGTGAGCACTGCTCCTCCTGCGCCCTTTTCCCAACTGTCCTACAAGGAGGGTGGATTTGATTTTCTCTCTAAGTCCTTCTACAATGAAGAGTCTACCCAGGATTCCATGGGAAAAGAAGTAGGCCTCATAGATGGTGTGATTAGACACTGAGCTCAAAAGAACCCCCCCAGCCAGAGGCGCTGAGTCAGTACTTACAGCGCTGACTCCCACCCACCCCGTCACATCGTGGGTCAGGCCAGTCCAggcaaaaagggaaggaaggcacTTATGGACAGCTGGGGCAGGGCTCAGGAGGGGACCAGAGTCTGGTTTGGCAGCCAAGTCCCTCTGCTCACAGTTCTGGGAAGGGAGCCACTGAGACAAACGGGTAGATTTTGTTACTGGGTCTAGGCCCTAGGTATAAAAGCTATCCCTGGCCCACAGCTTTACTGAGATGCCGCCATGTAGGCCTGTAGACTCCCCACAGGCATTGGCACATTAAAATATAAGTTAGTTGGGACCTGAGCAAGCCCAGGACAGCAGTCTATCAAGTGGCCCCAGGCCACACCATTTGTCACAAGATGTCTGGGCCTCTGGCAGCAAATTCCTGGGTGTCTCCACAGTGTAGGAGTACCTTAGGGCTGAAGCCAGGCTGCCGTGGGTAGGCGCCCTCCCGCACCAGGCGCCGGCACTGCACATCTTGGCCTACACTAACACTCTGTAAAGCTGGGAGGTGATGGAGCAGCCTCTCAGGGAGCGGTACCAGGCTGGTACCGGACAGGTCTAGTTCCTGCAGCAAGCCCAGGCCTGAAAACACCTCAGCTCCTGCCCACTTGAGCTTGGGGTTGCCCGACAAGTCCAGGACCTGCAGGCCTGGGAGCTCACGGAAGCCATGGGGTGCTAACTGGGGGACACTCTGTAGGCTGGCCAGTGACAGGTGGGTGAGGCCTGCCAGCCCCATGAAGGCACCTGGGTGGATGGTAGCCAGAGGGTTCCCATCCAGGTTCAGGTAACGCAGGGGCAGGTCTCGGAGATCGGGCACAGCACGGAGTCGGTTCCAGGCCAGATTCAGGCTCTGAATGGTAGGTGCGGGCAGGCTGGCCCGGGCTGGATGGGGCAGCAGGCGGTGGATAAGGTTGTGGGAGAGGTCCACGTGCAGTGTCCGGCCCTGGCTGTGGGTGGAGAAGGCAGATATTGAGACTTCCCGTAGCCGGTTATGGCTGAGGTTGACATCACTCAAGGAGGAGCTGGTGAAAACCTCAGCTGGCAGGGCTGCCAGGCCATTGTGGCTGAGGTCGAGTGACTCCAGGTAGCGCAGGCGGGAGAAGGCAGTGGGCGCGATGCTGGTGAGCAGATTGTGactgagatccaggccagccagtgtggTATAGCCTGGCCCTGCCAGCACCGACTCATTCACGGTCTCTAGCCGGTTGGAAGACAGGTCCAGGTGGGCTGTGTCCAGAGGGATGGGCACAGGCACAATGTGGGGGCCCAGGCTGCTGCAGTCCACTCGAGTTAGGCTGAAACTGTCAAAGAGGCCGAAAGTCTCTTCCTCACACTGGCATCCAGGAAAACATGGCCGAGTTGTCTGCACTCTGCCCGTGGCCAGGAGCAGCAGGAATAGGGAGCACAACATGGTGGCACCTGGAAAGAGAGCCACAGGTGAGGAGTGGATGTACTAGACACTTTTATCCTGCCCTACGAGACACAGCCCGTGTGTAGGGACACAGCTGGGACTTGTCACAGCTCCTGGCCTCCTGGAACACGCCTCTCCTAGTCCTTACTTCTTTTTTCCTGGCCTCCTTCTCCACATC
Protein-coding regions in this window:
- the Tsku gene encoding tsukushin, with product MLCSLFLLLLATGRVQTTRPCFPGCQCEEETFGLFDSFSLTRVDCSSLGPHIVPVPIPLDTAHLDLSSNRLETVNESVLAGPGYTTLAGLDLSHNLLTSIAPTAFSRLRYLESLDLSHNGLAALPAEVFTSSSLSDVNLSHNRLREVSISAFSTHSQGRTLHVDLSHNLIHRLLPHPARASLPAPTIQSLNLAWNRLRAVPDLRDLPLRYLNLDGNPLATIHPGAFMGLAGLTHLSLASLQSVPQLAPHGFRELPGLQVLDLSGNPKLKWAGAEVFSGLGLLQELDLSGTSLVPLPERLLHHLPALQSVSVGQDVQCRRLVREGAYPRQPGFSPKVLLHCGDTQEFAARGPDIL